A section of the Lepus europaeus isolate LE1 chromosome 10, mLepTim1.pri, whole genome shotgun sequence genome encodes:
- the SMARCD1 gene encoding SWI/SNF-related matrix-associated actin-dependent regulator of chromatin subfamily D member 1, with protein sequence MAARAGFQSVAPSGGAGASGGAGAAAALGPGGTPGPPVRMGPAPGQGLYRSPMPGAAYPRPGMLPGSRMTPQGPSMGPPGYGGTPSVRPGLAQSGMDQSRKRPAPQQIQQAQQQAVQNRNHNAKKKKMADKILPQRIRELVPESQAYMDLLAFERKLDQTIMRKRLDIQEALKRPIKQKRKLRIFISNTFNPAKSDAEDGEGTVASWELRVEGRLLEDSALSKYDATKQKRKFSSFFKSLVIELDKDLYGPDNHLVEWHRTATTQETDGFQVKRPGDVNVRCTVLLMLDYQPPQFKLDPRLARLLGIHTQTRPVIIQALWQYIKTHKLQDPHEREFVICDKYLQQIFESQRMKFSEIPQRLHALLMPPEPIIINHVISVDPNDQKKTACYDIDVEVDDTLKTQMNSFLLSTASQQEIATLDNKIHETIETINQLKTQREFMLSFARDPQGFINDWLQSQCRDLKTMTDVVGNPEEERRAEFYFQPWAQEAVCRYFYSKVQQRRQELEQALGIRNT encoded by the exons ATGGCTGCCCGGGCGGGTTTCCAATCTGTGGCTCCGAGCGGCGGCGCCGGAGCCTCaggcggggcgggcgcggcggcTGCCCTGGGCCCGGGTGGAACCCCGGGGCCTCCCGTGCGAATGGGCCCGGCGCCGGGTCAAGGGCTGTACCGCTCCCCGATGCCAGGAGCGGCCTATCCG AGACCAGGTATGCTGCCAGGCAGCCGAATGACACCTCAGGGACCTTCCATGGGACCCCCTGGCTATGGGGGGACTCCTTCAGTCcgacctggcctggcccagtcagggATGGACCAGTCCCGCAAGAGGCCTGCGCCTCAGCAGATCCAGCAGGCCCAACAGCAGGCGGTCCAAAACCGAAACCACAA tgcaaagaaaaagaagatggcTGACAAAATTCTACCTCAGAGG ATCCGCGAGCTGGTTCCAGAGTCCCAGGCCTATATGGATCTCTTGGCTTTTGAAaggaagctggaccagaccaTCATGAGGAAACGGCTGGATATCCAGGAGGCCTTGAAACGGCCCATCAAG CAAAAACGGAAGCTGCGAATTTTCATTTCGAACACCTTCAACCCGGCTAAGTCAGATGCCGAGGACGGGGAAGGCACGGTGGCTTCCTGGGAGCTTCGGGTAGAAGGACGGCTCCTGGAGGAC TCAGCCTTGTCCAAATACGACGCCACCAAacaaaagaggaagttctcttcctttttcaagTCCTTGGTGATTGAACTGGACAAAGATCTGTATGGGCCAGACAACCACCTGGTAGAA TGGCACAGGACTGCCACCACCCAGGAGACCGATGGCTTCCAGGTGAAGCGGCCTGGCGACGTGAATGTGCGGTGTACGGTTCTGCTGATGCTGGATTATCAG CCTCCCCAGTTTAAATTGGACCCTCGCCTGGCTCGGCTCTTGGGCATCCACACCCAGACCCGTCCAGTGATCATCCAAGCGCTGTGGCAGTATATTAAGACACATAAGCTCCAGGACCCGCATGAGCGGGAGTTTGTCATCTGTGACAAGTACCTCCAGCAG ATCTTTGAGTCTCAACGCATGAAGTTTTCAGAGATCCCTCAGCGGCTCCACGCCTTGCTCATGCCACCGGAGCCCATCATCATTAACCACGTCATTAG CGTTGACCCGAACGATCAGAAGAAGACAGCCTGTTACGACATTGACGTGGAGGTGGATGACACCTTGAAGACTCAGATGAATTCTTTCCTGCTGTCCACTGCCAGCCAGCAGGAGATCGCGACCCTGGACAATAAG ATCCATGAGACGATAGAAACCATCAACCAGCTGAAGACGCAGCGAGAGTTCATGCTGAGCTTTGCCAGAGACCCCCAGGGTTTCATCAATGACTGGCTTCAGTCCCAGTGCCGAGACCTCAAG ACCATGACCGACGTGGTGGGTAACCCAGAGGAGGAGCGCCGAGCCGAGTTCTACTTCCAGCCCTGGGCTCAGGAGGCTGTGTGCCGCTACTTCTACTCCAAG GTGCAGCAGAGACGACAAGAATTAGAGCAAGCCCTGGGAATCCGAAATACATAG